Proteins encoded together in one Sulfitobacter pontiacus window:
- the ureG gene encoding urease accessory protein UreG — translation MTSPHGPLRIGIGGPVGAGKTTTTAALCRAMRDRWSIGVITNDIYTQEDAEALMRLQVLPQDRIIGVETGGCPHTAIREDASINLAAVARMRDRHPDLDCVLIESGGDNLSATFSPELADVTLYVIDVAAGEEIPRKGGPAITKSDILIINKTDLAPHVGASLEVMDRDAKRMRGDLPYLFAEMKHDKGVAELLDLIVKIGGLRPVPEN, via the coding sequence ATGACCTCCCCCCATGGACCGCTTCGTATTGGCATTGGTGGCCCCGTTGGCGCGGGCAAGACGACAACGACCGCCGCCCTGTGCCGTGCCATGCGCGACCGCTGGTCGATCGGCGTGATCACCAATGATATCTACACCCAAGAGGACGCCGAAGCGCTCATGCGGCTTCAGGTCTTGCCGCAGGACCGGATCATCGGGGTCGAAACCGGCGGCTGCCCCCATACCGCCATCCGCGAGGATGCCTCGATCAACCTTGCCGCCGTCGCCCGGATGCGCGACCGCCACCCCGATCTGGACTGCGTGCTGATCGAATCCGGTGGCGATAACCTGTCGGCGACCTTCAGCCCCGAACTGGCGGATGTGACGCTTTATGTGATCGACGTGGCTGCGGGCGAAGAGATCCCGCGCAAGGGCGGGCCGGCGATCACCAAGTCGGATATCCTGATCATCAACAAAACCGACCTCGCCCCGCATGTGGGTGCGTCGCTAGAGGTGATGGACCGTGACGCCAAACGGATGCGCGGCGATCTGCCCTATCTCTTTGCTGAGATGAAACACGATAAGGGTGTGGCAGAGCTGCTGGACCTGATTGTCAAAATCGGCGGCCTCCGCCCGGTTCCCGAAAATTAA
- a CDS encoding urease accessory protein UreF — MQTQALITLAQWLSPSFPIGAFSYSHGLEMAVQDGTIHDAASLQAWLSDIITHGAGRTDAILLNAGFAGKGMDAVDALARALAPSSERLTEMTQQGAAFVRVVNDVWGHDLPDLTLPVAFGAACAAQGLPVEQGAQLFLHAFVSALVSAAIRAVPLGQTDGQRVITALAPLCHDTVTLALTQTIDDIGSVCFLADIASMRHETLYSRMFQT, encoded by the coding sequence ATGCAAACCCAAGCCCTGATCACGCTCGCGCAATGGCTGTCGCCCAGCTTTCCCATCGGCGCGTTCAGCTATAGCCACGGGCTGGAAATGGCCGTGCAGGACGGCACCATTCACGATGCGGCCAGCCTTCAGGCGTGGCTTTCGGATATCATCACCCACGGTGCAGGCCGGACCGATGCGATCCTGCTGAACGCTGGCTTTGCGGGTAAGGGGATGGACGCGGTGGATGCGCTGGCGCGCGCGCTGGCCCCCTCGTCAGAGCGGCTGACCGAGATGACCCAACAGGGCGCGGCCTTTGTGCGGGTGGTCAATGACGTCTGGGGGCATGACCTCCCCGACCTGACGCTGCCCGTCGCCTTTGGCGCGGCCTGCGCAGCGCAGGGGCTGCCCGTGGAACAAGGCGCGCAGCTGTTCCTGCACGCCTTCGTCAGCGCACTGGTGTCTGCCGCGATCCGCGCGGTGCCCTTGGGGCAAACGGACGGGCAGCGGGTGATCACCGCCCTTGCCCCGCTGTGCCACGACACGGTGACGCTGGCCCTGACCCAAACCATCGACGACATCGGCAGCGTCTGCTTTCTGGCCGATATCGCGTCGATGCGACATGAAACGCTTTACTCAAGGATGTTCCAGACATGA
- a CDS encoding urease accessory protein UreE, translating to MTDLPPAHTIKRHGQWDHADDSCVLTYDDRFLRRKRLLTSHNRGFLVDLAHTESLNHGDAFELEGGQIIEVIAAKEALLEITGDDLVRLAWHIGNRHCPCQLEPARLLIQNDHVIRDMLTKLGATLRDVSEPFIPEGGAYGHGRTHSHAH from the coding sequence ATGACCGACCTTCCCCCCGCCCATACGATCAAGCGCCACGGCCAGTGGGACCATGCGGACGACAGCTGCGTGCTGACCTATGACGACCGCTTCCTGCGCCGCAAACGCCTGCTGACCAGCCATAACCGCGGGTTCCTCGTGGACCTCGCCCATACGGAATCGCTGAACCACGGCGATGCGTTCGAGCTTGAAGGCGGGCAGATCATCGAGGTCATCGCAGCCAAGGAAGCCTTGCTGGAAATCACCGGCGACGATCTGGTGCGGCTGGCATGGCATATCGGCAACCGGCACTGCCCCTGCCAGCTTGAACCCGCCCGCCTGCTGATCCAGAACGACCACGTGATCCGCGACATGCTCACAAAGCTCGGCGCGACGTTGCGGGATGTGTCCGAACCGTTCATTCCCGAAGGCGGTGCCTATGGCCACGGGCGCACCCACAGCCACGCACATTAG
- the ureC gene encoding urease subunit alpha: MTTTLPRSEYAAMYGPTTGDRLRLADTDLIIEVERDLTTYGEEVKFGGGKVIRDGMGQSQVTRANGAVDTVITNALIVDHSGIYKADVALKDGRIAAIGKAGNPDTQPNVDIIIGPGTEVIAGEGRILTAGGFDSHIHFIAPQQMEDALHSGVTTCFGGGTGPAHGTLATTCTPGPWHIGRMLQAMDGVVMNIGLSGKGNASQPGALVEMVNGGACALKLHEDWGTTPAAIDCCLSVADDMDVQVMIHTDTLNESGFVEHTLGAMKGRTIHAFHTEGAGGGHAPDIIKICGEEHVLPSSTNPTRPFTVNTLEEHLDMLMVCHHLDKSIPEDVAFAESRIRRETIAAEDILHDIGAFSIIASDSQAMGRVGEVLIRTWQTADKMRKQRGRLPEETGDNDNFRVKRYIAKYTINPAIAHGVSREVGSIEVGKKADLVLWNPAFFGVKPEMVLMSGMIVVAQMGDPNASIPTPQPVYTRPMFGAYGSALQHCAVTFISEAAQSSGLRDSLGLRKQTIAVQNTRNIGKSDLIHNAATPKVEVNPETYEVRADGELLTCAPAETVPMAQRYFMF, translated from the coding sequence ATCATCGAGGTGGAACGCGATCTGACCACGTATGGCGAAGAGGTGAAGTTCGGCGGCGGTAAGGTGATCCGCGACGGGATGGGCCAGTCGCAGGTCACGCGGGCAAACGGTGCGGTGGATACCGTGATCACCAACGCGCTGATCGTGGATCATTCGGGCATCTACAAGGCGGATGTCGCGCTGAAGGACGGGCGCATCGCGGCGATTGGCAAGGCGGGCAACCCCGACACCCAACCCAATGTCGATATCATCATCGGACCGGGGACAGAGGTGATCGCAGGCGAGGGACGCATCCTCACCGCGGGCGGTTTCGACAGCCACATCCACTTTATCGCCCCCCAGCAGATGGAGGACGCGCTGCATTCCGGCGTGACCACCTGCTTTGGCGGCGGCACCGGCCCTGCGCATGGCACGCTTGCCACCACCTGCACCCCCGGCCCTTGGCATATAGGGCGCATGTTGCAGGCGATGGATGGTGTGGTGATGAACATCGGTCTCTCGGGCAAGGGCAACGCCAGCCAACCCGGCGCGCTGGTTGAAATGGTAAACGGCGGGGCCTGTGCGCTGAAGCTGCACGAGGATTGGGGCACCACCCCTGCCGCCATCGACTGCTGCCTGTCGGTCGCCGACGACATGGACGTGCAGGTGATGATCCACACCGACACGCTGAACGAATCCGGCTTTGTCGAACATACGCTTGGCGCAATGAAAGGTCGGACCATCCACGCCTTCCACACCGAGGGCGCAGGCGGCGGCCACGCCCCCGACATCATCAAGATTTGCGGCGAGGAGCACGTGCTGCCGTCCTCGACCAACCCGACGCGCCCCTTCACGGTGAACACGCTCGAAGAGCATCTGGACATGCTCATGGTCTGTCACCACCTTGATAAATCCATCCCCGAAGACGTTGCCTTTGCCGAAAGCCGGATCAGACGCGAAACGATTGCCGCCGAGGATATCCTGCATGACATCGGTGCTTTCTCTATCATCGCCTCTGACAGTCAGGCCATGGGGCGCGTGGGCGAGGTGCTGATCCGCACATGGCAAACCGCTGACAAGATGCGCAAGCAGCGCGGGCGTTTGCCGGAAGAAACCGGCGACAACGACAACTTCCGCGTCAAACGCTATATCGCGAAATACACGATCAACCCCGCCATCGCCCATGGCGTCAGCCGCGAGGTCGGGTCGATCGAAGTGGGCAAAAAAGCCGATCTGGTGCTGTGGAACCCTGCCTTCTTTGGCGTGAAGCCCGAAATGGTATTGATGTCCGGCATGATCGTCGTGGCGCAGATGGGCGATCCGAATGCGTCGATCCCCACGCCGCAGCCGGTCTATACCCGCCCGATGTTCGGGGCCTATGGCAGCGCGCTTCAACATTGCGCGGTGACCTTTATTTCGGAAGCCGCGCAGTCGAGCGGGCTGCGCGACAGCCTTGGCCTGCGCAAACAGACCATCGCCGTGCAAAACACCCGCAATATCGGCAAATCCGATCTGATCCACAACGCGGCCACCCCCAAGGTAGAGGTGAACCCCGAAACCTACGAAGTCCGCGCGGACGGCGAGCTGCTGACCTGCGCGCCCGCTGAAACCGTGCCCATGGCGCAACGCTATTTCATGTTCTGA